A single window of Dermochelys coriacea isolate rDerCor1 chromosome 14, rDerCor1.pri.v4, whole genome shotgun sequence DNA harbors:
- the WIPI1 gene encoding WD repeat domain phosphoinositide-interacting protein 1 isoform X2 yields MEAGAGGGGGGPAAGPEALSCFSYNQDCTSLAIGTKTGYRLFSLSSVEQLDQVYENNEILDVYIVERLFSSSLVVVVSHTKPRQMNVYHFKKGTEICNYSYSSNILSIRLNRQRLIVCLEESIYIHNIKDMKLLKTILDTPPNATGLCALSINHSNSYLAYPGSSTIGETVLYDGNNLRTVCTIPAHDGPLAAITFNSTGSKLASASEKGTVIRVFSVPDGQKLYEFRRGMKRYVNISSLVFSMDSQFLCASSNTETVHIFKLEHTTDSRPEEPPTWSGYMGKMFMAATNYLPAQVSDMMNQDRAFATVRLNFSGQRNICTLSMIQKLPRLLVTTTDGHLYIYNLDPQDGGECVLIKKHSLFGLGKTDENKENDLRPPLPQSYAATVARQSTMPSSSSMQGYSEDGGALRGEVIPEHEFATGPVCLDDENEFPPVSIRSP; encoded by the exons ATGGAGGCCGGagcggggggcggcggcggcggcccggcCGCGGGGCCCGAGGCGCTGAGCTGCTTCTCCTACAACCAGGACTGCAC CTCCCTGGCAATTggaaccaaaactggatacagacTTTTCTCCCTAAGTTCGGTGGAACAGCTGGACCAAGTCTATGAAAACA ATGAAATCCTAGATGTTTACATCGTGGAGCGCCTCTTCTCCAGCAGCCTGGTGGTCGTGGTAAGTCACACCAAGCCTCGGCAAATGAATGTCTATCACTTCAAAAAAGGGACGGAGATCTGCAACTATAGCTATTCCAGCAACATCCTGTCCATCCGGCTGAATCGGCAG AGGCTGATTGTTTGCCTGGAGGAGTCAATTTATATTCATAACATTAAGGACATGAAGCTTTTGAAGACAATCCTGGATACCCCTCCAAATGCAACAG GTTTATGTGCACTTTCTATCAACCATTCCAACTCCTACTTGGCATACCCTGGCAGCTCGACTATTGGGGAGACTGTGCTTTACGACGGAAATAATTTG AGAACAGTCTGCACAATTCCTGCCCACGATGGGCCCCTCGCTGCGATAACCTTCAACTCCACGGGATCGAAGTTAGCAAGTGCTTCAGAAAAA GGCACTGTCATTCGTGTATTTTCTGTACCTGATGGGCAAAAACTCTACGAATTCAGAAGAGGAATGAAGAG GTATGTGAACATCAGCTCTCTCGTGTTCAGTATGGACTCACAGTTCCTGTGTGCTTCAAGTAACACCGAGACCGTGCACATCTTTAAACTGGAACATACCACAGACAG CCGGCCAGAAGAGCCTCCTACCTGGAGTGGTTACATGGGAAAGATGTTTATGGCTGCTACCAACTACCTCCCTGCTCAAGTATCAGACATGATGAATCAGGACCGAGCCTTTGCCACCGTGCGCTTGAACTTCTCTGGACAAAGGAACATCTGCACGCTCTCCAT GATTCAGAAGCTACCACGACTGTTAGTTACAACTACAGACGGACACCTTTACATCTACAACCTAGACCCTCAAGATGGAGGAGAGTGCGTCTTAATTAAGAAACACAG CCTGTTTGGCTTGGGAAAGACAGACGAGAACAAAGAAAATGACCTCCGGCCTCCATTACCTCAGTCTTATGCAGCAACCGTAGCCCGACAAAGTACGATGCCTTCATCTTCATCCATGCAAG GTTACTCGGAAGATGGGGGCGCCCTGCGAGGAGAGGTTATCCCAGAACATGAATTTGCAACTGGACCAGTGTGTCTTGATGACGAGAATGAATTCCCTCCTGTGAGCATTAGGAGTCCCTAA
- the WIPI1 gene encoding WD repeat domain phosphoinositide-interacting protein 1 isoform X1, whose translation MEAGAGGGGGGPAAGPEALSCFSYNQDCTSLAIGTKTGYRLFSLSSVEQLDQVYENNEILDVYIVERLFSSSLVVVVSHTKPRQMNVYHFKKGTEICNYSYSSNILSIRLNRQRLIVCLEESIYIHNIKDMKLLKTILDTPPNATGLCALSINHSNSYLAYPGSSTIGETVLYDGNNLRTVCTIPAHDGPLAAITFNSTGSKLASASEKGTVIRVFSVPDGQKLYEFRRGMKRYVNISSLVFSMDSQFLCASSNTETVHIFKLEHTTDSRPEEPPTWSGYMGKMFMAATNYLPAQVSDMMNQDRAFATVRLNFSGQRNICTLSMIQKLPRLLVTTTDGHLYIYNLDPQDGGECVLIKKHSLFGLGKTDENKENDLRPPLPQSYAATVARQSTMPSSSSMQGYSEDGGALRGEVIPEHEFATGPVCLDDENEFPPIILCRGGHLGKVKRS comes from the exons ATGGAGGCCGGagcggggggcggcggcggcggcccggcCGCGGGGCCCGAGGCGCTGAGCTGCTTCTCCTACAACCAGGACTGCAC CTCCCTGGCAATTggaaccaaaactggatacagacTTTTCTCCCTAAGTTCGGTGGAACAGCTGGACCAAGTCTATGAAAACA ATGAAATCCTAGATGTTTACATCGTGGAGCGCCTCTTCTCCAGCAGCCTGGTGGTCGTGGTAAGTCACACCAAGCCTCGGCAAATGAATGTCTATCACTTCAAAAAAGGGACGGAGATCTGCAACTATAGCTATTCCAGCAACATCCTGTCCATCCGGCTGAATCGGCAG AGGCTGATTGTTTGCCTGGAGGAGTCAATTTATATTCATAACATTAAGGACATGAAGCTTTTGAAGACAATCCTGGATACCCCTCCAAATGCAACAG GTTTATGTGCACTTTCTATCAACCATTCCAACTCCTACTTGGCATACCCTGGCAGCTCGACTATTGGGGAGACTGTGCTTTACGACGGAAATAATTTG AGAACAGTCTGCACAATTCCTGCCCACGATGGGCCCCTCGCTGCGATAACCTTCAACTCCACGGGATCGAAGTTAGCAAGTGCTTCAGAAAAA GGCACTGTCATTCGTGTATTTTCTGTACCTGATGGGCAAAAACTCTACGAATTCAGAAGAGGAATGAAGAG GTATGTGAACATCAGCTCTCTCGTGTTCAGTATGGACTCACAGTTCCTGTGTGCTTCAAGTAACACCGAGACCGTGCACATCTTTAAACTGGAACATACCACAGACAG CCGGCCAGAAGAGCCTCCTACCTGGAGTGGTTACATGGGAAAGATGTTTATGGCTGCTACCAACTACCTCCCTGCTCAAGTATCAGACATGATGAATCAGGACCGAGCCTTTGCCACCGTGCGCTTGAACTTCTCTGGACAAAGGAACATCTGCACGCTCTCCAT GATTCAGAAGCTACCACGACTGTTAGTTACAACTACAGACGGACACCTTTACATCTACAACCTAGACCCTCAAGATGGAGGAGAGTGCGTCTTAATTAAGAAACACAG CCTGTTTGGCTTGGGAAAGACAGACGAGAACAAAGAAAATGACCTCCGGCCTCCATTACCTCAGTCTTATGCAGCAACCGTAGCCCGACAAAGTACGATGCCTTCATCTTCATCCATGCAAG GTTACTCGGAAGATGGGGGCGCCCTGCGAGGAGAGGTTATCCCAGAACATGAATTTGCAACTGGACCAGTGTGTCTTGATGACGAGAATGAATTCCCTCCT ATAATCTTGTGCCGTGGAGGTCACCTGGGCAAAGTGAAGAGGTCATGA